From a single Paramisgurnus dabryanus chromosome 17, PD_genome_1.1, whole genome shotgun sequence genomic region:
- the LOC135778339 gene encoding angiopoietin-2, translating into MKLSVLFGLILLLAVWAQIPDAKSKDATEESQNTVSTKTDTSETNTHRVSSGLIQCGEYSNEMMPNGQCRLIATLPQLEEQRCPDMFRCTDEVSYWLRENEERKQQIQDLKETISELQEELRSHRHRIKVLELQSEEKYGTNSSTEHRLLQQILEETNDLLQIHGSLIYDMQAEISNLTMIVDRVRRNPGCMINVIRSNPLVSAQDTLYPDVQHMRNCPTDCASLHYNGIHRSGIFTVVPSLGSTPVEVYCDMDTQGGGWTMIQRRQDGKVHFNRKWTEYRDGFGDLHGEFWLGNDHIHDISSQGEYSLRIDLEDWNGKHKHALYQNFWIENEENHYRLHVTGFSGTAEDSFGWYHDKQSFSTPDTGNICAEISHGGWWYNQCFYSNLNGVYYKGGRYSAKVKNLLGPDGIIWYSWKDSDYYSLKRVSMMMRPRTYRPRPSP; encoded by the exons ATGAAGTTATCTGTGCTGTTTGGTTTGATCCTCCTCCTGGCAGTCTGGGCCCAGATTCCTGATGCTAAATCCAAAGATGCTACTGAAGAGTCTCAAAACACTGTCTCCACTAAAACAGACACATCTGAGACCAACACGCATCGTGTTAGCAGCGGTCTAATCCAATGTGGTGAATATAGCAATGAGATGATGCCAAACGGACAGTGTCGATTAATAGCCACATTGCCACAACTGGAAGAGCAGAGATGTCCCGATATGTTTCGATGTACAGACGAGGTTTCCTATTGGCTGCGTGAGAACGAGGAGCGCAAACAGCAAATTCAGGACTTGAAGGAAACCATCTCAGAACTTCAAGAGGAGCTTAGGAGCCACAGGCATCGCATCAAAGTCCTGGAATTGCAG AGTGAAGAGAAATATGGCACAAACTCTTCAACAGAGCATCGCTTACTGCAGCAGATCCTTGAAGAAACTAATGATCTGCTGCAGATCCACGGATCACTGATTTACGACATGCAAGCAGAGATCAGCAACCTAACTATGATAGTGGATCGTGTGAGGCGCAATCCCGGCTGCATGATCAATGTCATCCGCTCGAACCCGCTGGTCAGTGCTCAAGACACTCTTTATCCAG ATGTTCAGCACATGAGAAACTGTCCAACTGACTGTGCATCCCTACACTACAATGGAATCCACAGGTCTGGGATTTTTACTGTTGTCCCCTCGCTCGGTTCGACACCAGTAGAGGTTTACTGTGATATGGATACCCAag GAGGTGGCTGGACCATGATTCAACGTCGACAGGATGGAAAAGTTCATTTCAATCGTAAATGGACAGAATATAGGGACGGCTTCGGAGATCTTCATGGAGAGTTCTGGTTGGGAAATGACCACATCCACGACATCTCCAGTCAGGGGGAATATTCCCTTCGGATTGACCTGGAGGATTGGAATGGCAAGCACAAACATGCACTGTACCAAAACTTCTG GATTGAGAATGAGGAAAATCATTATCGTCTCCATGTGACTGGATTTAGTGGTACAGCTGAAGACTCGTTCGGTTGGTACCATGACAAGCAAAGCTTCAGCACACCTGACACTGGTAACATCTGTGCTGAGATATCTCACGGAGGTTGGTGGTACAACCAGTGCTTCTATTCAAATCTGAATGGAGTTTATTATAAG GGAGGGCGCTACTCTGCAAAAGTAAAGAATCTTTTGGGACCTGATGGGATTATATGGTACTCATGGAAGGATTCAGATTATTACTCTCTGAAGAGGGTGAGCATGATGATGAGGCCACGGACATACAGGCCACGCCCCTCTCCGTAA
- the pomca gene encoding proopiomelanocortin a yields MLKRVRMLCPAWLLVLAVLCAGGSDVKAQCWENTHCKDLSTEDNILDCIQLCRSELTDESPIYPGESHLKPPSESEQNQALTPLSTLILTPTSEQTAPEAGPRRERSYSMEHFRWGKPVGRKRRPIKVYTNGVEEESAETLPAEMRRELATNEVDYPLEDNNFLNQEKKDGSYKMNHFRWSSPPASKRYGGFMKSWDERGQKPLLTLFKNVINKDHQKKDQ; encoded by the exons ATGCTTAAGAGAGTGAGGATGTTGTGTCCCGCTTGGCTCCTGGTTTTGGCTGTGCTATGTGCGGGTGGATCTGATGTTAAAGCCCAATGCTGGGAAAACACTCACTGCAAAGACCTCAGCACTGAGGACAACATCTTG GACTGCATCCAGCTTTGCAGGTCTGAACTCACAGATGAGAGCCCTATCTACCCTGGAGAAAGCCATTTAAAGCCTCCCTCAGAGTCGGAGCAAAACCAGGCCCTCACACCCCTCTCCACGCTCATCCTGACCCCTACTTCGGAGCAAACGGCCCCAGAGGCCGGACCCAGGCGCGAGCGCTCGTACTCCATGGAGCATTTCCGCTGGGGCAAGCCAGTGGGACGCAAGCGCCGGCCCATTAAAGTCTACACCAACGGCGTTGAGGAGGAATCCGCAGAGACTCTCCCAGCTGAGATGAGACGTGAGCTGGCCACCAATGAAGTCGACTACCCCCTGGAGGACAACAACTTCTTGAACCAGGAGAAGAAGGATGGGTCCTACAAAATGAACCATTTTCGATGGAGCAGCCCACCTGCTAGCAAACGCTACGGGGGCTTCATGAAATCCTGGGACGAGCGCGGCCAGAAACCCCTTCTCACACTCTTCAAAAATGTCATCAATAAAGACCACCAGAAGAAGGATCAGTGA